From one Thalassobaculum sp. OXR-137 genomic stretch:
- a CDS encoding phage virion morphogenesis protein has product MAGFSASLSIDEVRAATVLSQWADGGQDLTELLDPIGAALRDNVLDRFETGKGPDGTAWPKSRRASQEGGQTLVDSARLRNSMTYEASAGEVMVGTNVIYAAIHQFGGVIRAKTEKGLSFTVPGFAAEGGQEGFVNVQSVTMPPRPFVGFGPEDEASVIDMFEAWLFTPIAMAAGGAA; this is encoded by the coding sequence ATGGCCGGCTTCTCCGCTTCCCTGTCGATCGACGAGGTCCGCGCGGCGACCGTGCTGTCGCAGTGGGCGGACGGCGGGCAGGATCTGACGGAGCTGTTGGATCCCATCGGCGCCGCGTTGCGCGACAACGTGCTCGACCGGTTCGAGACGGGCAAGGGTCCGGACGGGACCGCCTGGCCGAAGAGCCGACGAGCTTCTCAGGAGGGTGGCCAGACGCTGGTTGACAGCGCTCGCCTCCGAAACTCCATGACCTACGAGGCCTCCGCCGGCGAGGTCATGGTGGGGACCAACGTGATCTATGCGGCCATCCACCAATTCGGTGGCGTGATCCGCGCTAAGACCGAAAAAGGCCTGTCCTTCACGGTGCCTGGCTTCGCCGCTGAAGGCGGCCAGGAGGGCTTCGTCAACGTCCAGAGCGTGACCATGCCGCCCCGCCCGTTCGTCGGCTTCGGTCCGGAGGACGAGGCGTCCGTGATCGACATGTTCGAGGCTTGGCTGTTCACCCCGATCGCCATGGCGGCCGGGGGTGCGGCATGA
- a CDS encoding Mu-like prophage major head subunit gpT family protein: MEVNRASLAGINTSFNTIFNGALGGVETTWNKIAMEVPSTTRENDYRWLAKLQGMRRWVGDRVINNVAKDGYKVENEAFENTIGVDRDDIEDDQIGVYNPLVADLGQTAAEHPDFLVWNLLKSGFTEACYDGQYFFDTDHPVIGENGDEQSVSNFQGGAGTAWFLLDTTRAIKPLIFQMRRRAQLTALINNTDPNVFMAKQFVWGVDMRCAAGFGLWQLAYASKQTLNSENYFAARAAMMSMTGDHGRQLRLRPNLLVVPPSLEKKALEVLKAERDAAGATNVAQGTAMHHVEQLLAA, from the coding sequence TTGGAAGTCAATCGCGCATCGCTGGCTGGGATCAACACCAGCTTCAACACGATCTTCAACGGCGCCCTGGGCGGCGTCGAGACGACCTGGAACAAGATCGCCATGGAAGTCCCCTCGACCACCCGCGAGAACGACTATCGCTGGCTCGCCAAGCTGCAGGGCATGCGGCGGTGGGTTGGCGACCGTGTCATCAACAACGTGGCCAAGGATGGCTACAAGGTCGAGAACGAAGCGTTCGAGAACACGATCGGCGTAGATCGCGATGACATCGAGGACGATCAGATCGGGGTCTACAACCCGTTGGTCGCCGACCTGGGTCAGACGGCGGCCGAGCACCCGGACTTTCTGGTCTGGAACCTGCTGAAGTCCGGCTTCACTGAGGCCTGCTACGACGGCCAGTATTTCTTCGACACAGACCACCCGGTGATCGGCGAGAACGGCGACGAGCAGAGTGTTTCCAATTTCCAGGGCGGCGCCGGCACCGCCTGGTTCCTGTTGGACACCACGCGGGCGATCAAGCCGCTCATCTTCCAGATGCGCCGCCGGGCGCAGCTCACAGCGCTGATCAACAACACCGACCCGAACGTCTTCATGGCGAAGCAGTTCGTGTGGGGTGTGGACATGCGCTGCGCTGCCGGGTTCGGGCTCTGGCAGCTGGCCTATGCGTCGAAGCAGACGCTCAACTCCGAGAACTACTTCGCCGCCCGCGCCGCCATGATGTCCATGACCGGCGACCATGGCCGCCAGCTGCGGCTGCGCCCGAACCTGCTGGTCGTGCCGCCGAGCCTGGAGAAGAAGGCTCTGGAGGTCCTGAAGGCCGAGCGTGACGCGGCCGGTGCGACCAACGTGGCCCAGGGCACGGCCATGCACCACGTCGAACAGTTGCTGGCGGCCTGA
- a CDS encoding HI1506-related protein — MARPGIRISAQRDGFRRAGVRHPKKPTDYPVDRFSEDQLRQFLAEPMLSVSPVELEDDEDDKAAADKAAADKAAADRAAADKAAADKAAADKAAADNANAEKANAEKADAEKPKKGSGKSA, encoded by the coding sequence ATGGCGCGCCCCGGCATCCGGATCTCCGCCCAGCGCGACGGCTTCCGTCGCGCTGGCGTCCGCCACCCGAAGAAGCCGACCGATTATCCGGTCGACCGCTTCTCCGAGGACCAGCTCCGCCAGTTTCTGGCCGAGCCGATGCTCTCCGTCTCTCCGGTGGAACTGGAGGACGACGAGGACGACAAGGCCGCCGCCGACAAGGCTGCTGCCGACAAGGCCGCCGCTGACCGGGCCGCTGCCGACAAGGCCGCTGCCGACAAGGCCGCTGCCGACAAGGCCGCTGCCGACAACGCCAACGCAGAGAAGGCCAACGCAGAGAAGGCCGACGCAGAGAAGCCTAAGAAGGGCAGCGGCAAGAGCGCATGA
- a CDS encoding DUF1799 domain-containing protein: MRDAGQDVDAFLDAQRRRRARQRRRERELPATRPAYPILPANTEAVMVFQRCQTQWTYAGDPPAHTGLRVEAVTAVIDALGVPAERRSDLLGRIQIIEMKALEVLNRIRMADLARIRRQQPRPARSR; the protein is encoded by the coding sequence TTGCGCGATGCCGGTCAGGACGTCGACGCCTTCCTCGACGCACAGCGCCGGCGACGCGCCCGTCAACGCCGGCGGGAGCGGGAGCTGCCGGCGACCAGGCCGGCCTATCCGATCCTGCCGGCCAATACCGAGGCAGTGATGGTGTTTCAGCGGTGCCAGACCCAATGGACGTATGCCGGCGACCCGCCGGCCCATACGGGTCTGCGCGTCGAGGCCGTCACCGCAGTGATTGATGCGCTCGGCGTCCCGGCTGAGCGCCGGTCCGATCTGCTCGGCCGGATCCAGATCATCGAGATGAAGGCGCTCGAGGTGCTCAACCGGATCCGGATGGCGGACCTGGCCCGGATCCGCCGACAGCAACCCCGGCCGGCGAGGTCGCGATGA
- a CDS encoding DUF1320 domain-containing protein has translation MTYATQQALVDRFGELEILQLTDRDNVGSIDAEVVASALADADELIDSYIAARAALPLATVPERLVRVAGDIARYFLHADAPTEQVRTAYKDSLTWLRDVAAGKATLGDDGVTAAGPASATIEFVGDDRLMSRTGLKDF, from the coding sequence ATGACCTACGCCACGCAACAGGCCCTGGTCGATCGTTTCGGTGAGCTGGAGATCCTTCAGCTCACCGATCGCGATAACGTCGGCTCGATCGATGCGGAGGTGGTCGCCTCCGCCTTGGCCGATGCCGACGAGCTGATCGACAGCTACATCGCGGCGCGGGCGGCCCTGCCGCTCGCCACGGTCCCGGAGCGCCTGGTGCGTGTCGCCGGCGACATTGCCCGCTACTTCCTCCACGCCGATGCGCCGACCGAGCAGGTCCGCACCGCCTACAAAGACTCGCTCACCTGGCTGCGCGACGTGGCCGCCGGCAAGGCGACGCTCGGCGACGATGGAGTGACCGCCGCCGGGCCGGCGTCCGCGACCATCGAGTTCGTCGGCGACGATCGCCTGATGTCCCGAACCGGCCTGAAGGACTTCTGA
- a CDS encoding phage protease has product MGAVIQLPDPVAGVAPEWIQLMPLGLIQPRDGRPPYELTDTASVIATSISAARGLDLPIDYDHQIDLSAVKGVGGTARAAGWIKELAERADGIWGRVEWTAAAAQAIAAKEYRFISPVFDYTKEGRQIVRLRHAALTNNPAFVMTALSHQQQHKEVQVDPFLKALLEALGLKEDTDQATALAHVQKLSSSTAIVTAMASKLGVKDTTETALAAAIDEARKSTAPDPSKFVPIEQVTELQTSLASIQKELSTDKATAAVDAAVKAGKVSPALKEWATAYASQDLAGFKAWSEKAPVVTGTSGLAAQPQKGEDGLSEIDRAIASQMGVPLEDFKKTRQAELGVQAEG; this is encoded by the coding sequence ATGGGCGCGGTTATTCAGCTTCCGGATCCGGTCGCCGGCGTTGCGCCCGAGTGGATCCAGCTGATGCCGCTCGGCCTCATTCAGCCGCGCGACGGACGCCCGCCGTATGAGCTAACCGACACCGCCTCGGTGATCGCGACCTCGATCTCGGCGGCCCGTGGCCTGGATCTCCCGATCGACTACGACCACCAGATCGACCTGTCGGCCGTCAAAGGCGTCGGCGGCACGGCCCGCGCCGCGGGCTGGATCAAAGAGCTTGCCGAGCGGGCCGATGGCATCTGGGGACGCGTCGAGTGGACCGCTGCTGCGGCCCAGGCGATCGCGGCCAAAGAGTATCGCTTCATCTCCCCGGTCTTCGACTACACGAAGGAAGGCCGGCAGATCGTCCGGCTGCGCCATGCAGCGCTGACGAACAATCCCGCCTTCGTCATGACCGCCCTTTCCCACCAGCAGCAGCACAAGGAGGTCCAGGTGGACCCGTTCCTGAAAGCATTGCTTGAGGCGCTGGGCCTCAAGGAGGACACCGACCAGGCGACCGCCCTGGCGCATGTTCAGAAGCTCTCCAGCTCGACGGCGATCGTCACTGCGATGGCCAGCAAGCTCGGCGTGAAGGACACGACCGAGACGGCCCTCGCCGCTGCGATCGACGAGGCGCGGAAGTCGACCGCGCCCGACCCGTCCAAGTTCGTGCCGATCGAACAGGTCACCGAGCTGCAGACCTCCCTGGCTTCGATCCAGAAGGAGCTGTCGACCGACAAGGCGACCGCGGCCGTCGATGCGGCGGTGAAGGCCGGGAAGGTCTCGCCGGCGCTGAAGGAATGGGCGACCGCCTACGCCTCCCAGGATCTCGCCGGCTTCAAGGCCTGGTCGGAGAAGGCGCCGGTGGTTACCGGCACCTCGGGCCTCGCCGCTCAGCCCCAGAAGGGCGAGGACGGGCTCTCCGAGATCGACCGCGCGATCGCGTCCCAGATGGGCGTGCCGCTCGAGGACTTCAAAAAGACCCGCCAGGCAGAGCTTGGCGTGCAGGCGGAGGGCTGA